In the genome of Olsenella profusa DSM 13989, one region contains:
- a CDS encoding protein-ADP-ribose hydrolase, protein MDERETIVTLRRLVDILAEERGRERASGGDRDELWDEFRAYVNTRQPVPATEEFLSLQDALLKSEIARKGIVRVEDTEPSPTDGRLRLWQGDITCLAADAIVNAANTQMLGCWVPGHHCIDNAIHTYAGVQLRLACAELMQRQGHDEPTGHAKVTPAFNLPARYVLHTVGPIYAGRPSPRQDQQLADCYRSCLDAAEELGLTSVAFCCISTGVFGFPQERAARIAVDTVRSWLNAQDSDMTVVFNTFLDTDTAIYQRILGLGSSDDVAS, encoded by the coding sequence ATGGACGAACGGGAGACCATAGTGACGCTGCGGCGCCTGGTGGACATCCTCGCCGAGGAGCGCGGCCGGGAGCGCGCGAGCGGCGGCGACCGGGACGAGCTCTGGGACGAGTTTCGCGCCTACGTGAACACGCGACAGCCCGTGCCCGCCACGGAGGAGTTCCTCTCACTGCAGGACGCGCTGCTCAAGAGCGAGATAGCGCGCAAGGGCATCGTGCGGGTGGAGGACACCGAGCCCTCCCCCACCGACGGCCGACTGCGCCTGTGGCAGGGCGACATCACCTGCCTGGCCGCCGACGCCATCGTCAACGCCGCCAACACGCAGATGCTGGGCTGCTGGGTGCCCGGCCACCACTGCATCGACAACGCCATCCACACCTATGCCGGCGTTCAGCTGCGCCTGGCATGCGCGGAGCTCATGCAACGGCAGGGTCACGACGAGCCGACCGGTCACGCCAAGGTGACGCCCGCCTTCAACCTGCCCGCGCGCTACGTGCTGCACACGGTGGGTCCCATCTATGCCGGACGCCCCTCTCCCCGGCAGGACCAGCAGCTGGCGGACTGTTACCGGAGCTGCCTCGACGCGGCAGAGGAGCTGGGACTTACGTCCGTGGCGTTCTGCTGCATCAGCACGGGCGTGTTCGGCTTTCCCCAGGAGCGCGCCGCACGCATTGCTGTGGACACCGTGCGCTCGTGGCTCAATGCGCAGGACAGCGACATGACCGTGGTGTTCAACACGTTCCTGGACACGGACACGGCCATCTACCAGCGCATACTGGGGCTGGGATCCTCCGACGACGTCGCCAGCTAA
- the uvrB gene encoding excinuclease ABC subunit UvrB: protein MAEARSFVSDEGTTITYEPLAGTPEAKERFGAELKRFGLTHGTERLEVVSDFDPAGDQPQAIARLTDGVERGLRYQTLLGVTGSGKTFSMAKTIEAVQRPTLIMEPNKTLAAQVASEMKELFPHNAVVYFVSYYDYYQPEAYVPQTDTYIEKDASINEEVEKLRHQATSSLLSRRDVIVVASVSCIYGIGSPQDYAGLAPNVDKSQPLERDDLIRELIDIQYDRNDYDLSRGTFRVRGDTVDVFPPYAENPLRIGFFGDEVELIAEVDALNGDVVREFDAIPIWPASHYVTERPKVNHAIRTIEEELEGRVKELRDNDMILEAQRLSQRTSYDLEMLETMGYCSGIENYSRHLDGRVAGEPPYTLIDYFPQDMLCIIDESHVTVPQIRGMYEGDRSRKVTLVDHGFRLPSALDNRPLRFDEFERRIPQFIYVSATPGDYEEQVSQQEVEQVIRPTGLLDPKVELRPVRGQIDDLIDEIRTRTAKKERVLVTTLTKRMAEDLTDHLLDEGIRVNYMHSDTATLDRVAIIRELRLGKIDVLVGINLLREGLDIPEVSLVAILDADKEGFLRNRRGLIQTMGRAARNAHGQVIMYADSVTDSMREAMDETARRRSIQEAFNEEHGIVPQTIHKSITDVASFIEEAAATLGDKSRVDGEFFTAAGAEAGDGEEKRAAADAVAEELSGLSASEVSRVLGSLEDEMIQASADMDFERAAQLRDQVVALRSRLEGKSADDVIARLKATDRKGSAHATRRRYRRHKH from the coding sequence ATGGCAGAGGCACGCAGCTTTGTGTCGGACGAGGGAACGACCATCACCTATGAGCCGCTGGCGGGCACGCCCGAGGCCAAGGAGCGCTTTGGCGCCGAGCTCAAGCGCTTCGGCCTCACGCACGGCACCGAGCGCCTGGAGGTGGTCTCGGACTTCGATCCGGCGGGCGACCAGCCCCAGGCCATCGCCAGGCTCACGGATGGCGTCGAGCGCGGCCTGCGCTACCAGACGCTCCTCGGCGTCACGGGCTCGGGCAAGACCTTCTCCATGGCCAAGACCATCGAGGCCGTGCAGAGGCCTACGCTCATCATGGAGCCCAACAAGACGCTGGCCGCCCAGGTGGCGTCCGAGATGAAGGAGCTCTTTCCCCACAACGCCGTCGTGTACTTCGTCTCCTACTACGACTACTACCAGCCCGAGGCTTACGTCCCGCAGACGGACACCTACATCGAGAAGGACGCCTCCATCAACGAGGAGGTCGAGAAGCTGCGCCACCAGGCCACCTCGAGCCTGCTCTCCCGGCGCGACGTCATCGTGGTGGCATCCGTGAGCTGCATCTATGGCATCGGCAGCCCGCAGGACTACGCGGGCCTCGCCCCCAACGTGGACAAGTCCCAGCCGCTCGAGCGTGACGACCTCATCCGCGAGCTCATCGACATCCAGTACGACCGCAACGACTACGACCTTTCCCGCGGCACCTTCCGCGTGCGCGGCGACACCGTGGACGTGTTTCCGCCCTACGCCGAGAACCCCCTGCGCATCGGCTTCTTTGGCGACGAGGTGGAGCTCATCGCCGAGGTGGACGCCTTGAACGGCGACGTCGTGCGCGAGTTCGATGCCATCCCCATCTGGCCCGCCTCGCACTACGTGACCGAGCGGCCCAAGGTGAACCATGCCATCAGGACCATCGAGGAGGAGCTGGAGGGGCGCGTCAAGGAGCTCAGGGACAACGACATGATCCTCGAGGCCCAGCGCCTCTCGCAGCGCACGAGCTACGACCTCGAGATGCTCGAGACCATGGGCTACTGCTCCGGCATCGAGAACTACTCGCGCCATCTGGACGGCCGTGTGGCGGGCGAGCCACCCTACACGCTCATCGACTACTTCCCCCAGGACATGCTCTGCATCATCGACGAGAGCCACGTGACGGTTCCGCAGATCCGCGGCATGTACGAGGGCGACCGCTCGCGCAAGGTGACCCTCGTGGACCACGGCTTCCGCCTGCCCTCGGCGCTCGACAACCGCCCGCTGCGCTTCGACGAGTTCGAGCGGCGCATCCCGCAGTTCATCTACGTCTCGGCCACGCCCGGCGACTACGAGGAACAGGTGAGTCAGCAGGAGGTGGAGCAGGTCATCCGTCCCACCGGCCTGTTGGACCCCAAGGTGGAGCTGCGTCCGGTGCGCGGACAGATCGACGATCTCATCGACGAGATCAGGACCCGCACGGCCAAGAAGGAGCGCGTGCTCGTGACCACGCTCACCAAGCGCATGGCCGAGGACCTCACCGACCACCTGCTCGACGAGGGCATCCGCGTGAACTACATGCACTCCGACACGGCGACGCTCGACCGCGTGGCCATCATCCGCGAGCTGCGCTTGGGCAAGATCGACGTGCTCGTGGGCATCAACCTGCTGCGCGAGGGCCTGGACATCCCCGAGGTCTCGCTCGTGGCCATCCTCGACGCGGACAAGGAGGGATTCCTCCGCAATCGGCGCGGCCTCATCCAGACCATGGGACGTGCGGCCCGCAACGCCCACGGCCAGGTGATCATGTATGCGGACAGCGTGACCGACTCCATGCGCGAGGCTATGGACGAGACGGCGCGCCGCCGCTCGATCCAGGAGGCCTTCAACGAGGAGCACGGCATCGTGCCGCAGACCATCCACAAGTCCATCACCGACGTGGCGAGCTTCATCGAGGAGGCCGCGGCCACGCTGGGCGACAAGTCGCGCGTGGACGGCGAGTTCTTCACGGCGGCAGGCGCTGAGGCCGGCGACGGCGAGGAGAAGCGCGCGGCGGCCGACGCCGTGGCCGAGGAGCTCTCGGGCCTCTCGGCCAGCGAGGTGTCCCGCGTGCTGGGGTCACTCGAGGACGAGATGATCCAGGCTTCGGCCGACATGGACTTCGAGCGGGCAGCCCAGCTGCGTGACCAGGTCGTGGCGCTGCGCTCGCGGCTCGAGGGGAAGAGTGCCGACGACGTGATCGCGCGCCTCAAGGCCACCGACCGCAAGGGGAGTGCCCATGCCACGCGCCGCCGCTACCGCAGGCACAAGCACTAG
- a CDS encoding ATP-binding protein: MFVGRDEELRILQELYDKARGGFQLAVVYGRRRVGKTALLERFSGDKPTLFFTAQIQSDVDNLRDFTAAVAAHVGLPDSMPSFASWRDALRFVAQAARGDHLLLVFDEFPYAAASDASLPSALQVAIDHDFKGTNCLMVLCGSDQGFMKSKVLGEKSPLYGRRSAQLKLLPFDYLDAARMMPACPPQERMSYYAGLGGTPYYLAALDPTKGYVQNMTALFFDRTGLMFEEPSMLLRQELRDPAVYSSVMRALANGATRSNQIADRASVSPSSITAYLKTLIDLGIVERVVPHGEPSKSRRSIYRIADPAFSFWYRFVAPYVTTVENGLGSQVAERLLSGSRRLEYEGHVFERICREWVVRQARKGALPLTVTNVGSWWRTDPVAHEQADIDVVASDEIEHDVLLGECKWRNSVNVSEAVSVLQARSSLMGRYRRQWLYLFTKARVGEDVVQRRTSDDIRLVCAEDMYDG, encoded by the coding sequence ATGTTCGTCGGACGTGATGAAGAGCTGCGGATATTGCAGGAGCTGTACGACAAGGCACGGGGCGGCTTTCAGCTAGCGGTGGTCTATGGGCGTCGACGCGTGGGGAAGACCGCCTTGCTTGAGCGCTTCTCTGGCGATAAGCCGACGCTCTTCTTCACTGCCCAGATACAGTCCGACGTGGACAACCTTCGGGACTTCACGGCGGCAGTGGCGGCCCACGTTGGTCTGCCCGACTCCATGCCCTCGTTTGCCAGCTGGCGTGATGCGTTGCGCTTTGTCGCACAGGCGGCCAGAGGTGATCACCTGCTGCTCGTCTTTGACGAGTTTCCCTATGCTGCGGCGTCGGACGCGAGCCTGCCTTCTGCCCTCCAGGTGGCGATAGATCATGACTTCAAGGGGACCAACTGCCTCATGGTCCTGTGCGGCAGCGATCAGGGCTTTATGAAAAGCAAGGTCCTGGGCGAAAAGAGCCCCCTCTATGGCCGGCGCAGCGCTCAGCTCAAGCTCTTGCCCTTTGACTATCTCGATGCCGCGCGTATGATGCCTGCCTGCCCTCCACAGGAGCGGATGAGCTATTACGCAGGTCTTGGCGGCACACCCTACTATCTGGCGGCGTTGGACCCCACCAAGGGCTATGTGCAGAACATGACTGCGCTGTTCTTTGATCGTACCGGCTTGATGTTCGAGGAACCGTCCATGCTGCTGAGGCAGGAGCTGCGTGATCCTGCGGTGTACAGCTCGGTCATGCGGGCCCTCGCGAATGGCGCCACGCGCTCCAACCAGATCGCAGACCGTGCCTCAGTGTCGCCCTCGAGCATAACCGCCTACCTCAAGACGCTGATTGACCTGGGGATAGTGGAGCGGGTCGTGCCACACGGGGAACCATCCAAGAGCCGTCGCAGCATCTATCGCATAGCAGACCCAGCGTTCTCGTTCTGGTACCGATTTGTGGCGCCCTATGTCACGACGGTGGAGAACGGCCTTGGCTCTCAGGTGGCGGAGCGCCTGCTCTCGGGCAGTCGACGCCTCGAATACGAGGGGCATGTCTTCGAGCGGATCTGTCGCGAATGGGTGGTGAGACAGGCGCGAAAGGGTGCCTTGCCCCTCACGGTGACCAATGTCGGCTCGTGGTGGAGGACCGACCCCGTGGCACATGAGCAGGCTGATATCGACGTGGTCGCGTCCGATGAGATTGAGCATGATGTCCTGCTTGGCGAGTGCAAGTGGCGCAACTCGGTCAATGTGAGCGAAGCAGTGTCCGTGCTGCAGGCCAGGAGCAGCTTGATGGGGAGGTACCGCAGGCAGTGGCTCTATCTCTTCACGAAAGCCCGCGTTGGCGAGGACGTTGTCCAGCGGCGAACGTCTGATGACATACGCCTGGTATGCGCTGAGGACATGTACGACGGATAG
- a CDS encoding agmatine deiminase family protein — MRTIYESDSTPKSDGFYMPAEFSPQRRVWMGWPHRTDTWQNGAKPAQRQYTAIARAIAAFTPVYMCANQVDYANCKAVFEEDENVTVIEMTTDDAWFRDTGATYVINDEGEVRANHWHFNAYGGMVDGLYFPWDKDEQIALKMAELSGVRRYRPDDMILEGGSITVDGEGTVIVTDQCLLSPGRTASAVREREEDPDSIWPTYRLKFEPWSEELRAYMTEHLKEYLGVEKVIWVKEGIDPEETNGHIDDVATFIAPGVVAVIWADDLSYPFYRQCHAAYETLSNATDAKGRKLKVYKLPMPAKPLYMSQEACDTIDIDENAEPRVADEPLIASYMNYLVTNGGVITPQYSDANDALAVETLQRIYDETWGAGAYKVVGVQSEQIVYGGGNVHCITQQEPASKTK; from the coding sequence ATGCGCACCATCTACGAGTCCGACTCTACCCCCAAGTCCGATGGTTTCTACATGCCTGCGGAGTTCTCTCCCCAGAGGCGCGTCTGGATGGGTTGGCCGCACCGCACCGACACCTGGCAGAACGGCGCCAAGCCCGCACAGAGGCAGTATACCGCCATCGCCCGCGCTATTGCTGCGTTCACTCCAGTGTACATGTGCGCCAACCAGGTCGACTACGCCAACTGCAAGGCGGTCTTCGAGGAGGATGAGAACGTCACCGTCATCGAGATGACCACCGATGACGCCTGGTTCCGAGACACGGGGGCCACCTACGTCATCAACGACGAGGGCGAGGTCCGTGCCAACCACTGGCACTTCAATGCCTACGGCGGCATGGTCGACGGCCTCTACTTCCCCTGGGACAAGGACGAGCAGATTGCGCTCAAGATGGCCGAGCTCTCCGGCGTGCGTCGCTACCGTCCCGATGACATGATCCTAGAGGGCGGCTCCATCACCGTAGACGGCGAGGGCACGGTCATCGTCACCGACCAGTGCCTGCTCTCCCCAGGCCGCACCGCCTCTGCCGTGCGCGAGAGGGAGGAGGACCCTGATTCCATCTGGCCCACCTACCGGCTGAAGTTCGAGCCCTGGAGCGAGGAGCTTCGCGCGTACATGACCGAGCACCTCAAGGAGTATCTAGGTGTTGAGAAGGTCATATGGGTCAAGGAGGGCATCGATCCCGAGGAGACCAACGGCCACATCGATGATGTCGCCACATTCATCGCCCCTGGCGTCGTTGCCGTCATCTGGGCCGACGATCTCAGCTATCCATTCTACCGCCAGTGCCATGCCGCGTACGAGACCCTCTCCAATGCGACTGACGCCAAGGGCCGCAAGCTCAAGGTCTACAAGCTTCCGATGCCCGCTAAGCCGCTGTACATGAGCCAGGAGGCATGCGACACCATCGACATCGACGAGAACGCCGAGCCTCGCGTTGCCGATGAGCCGCTGATTGCTTCATACATGAACTACCTCGTTACCAATGGTGGCGTCATCACCCCACAGTACAGTGACGCCAATGACGCGCTCGCCGTCGAGACCCTGCAGAGGATTTATGACGAGACCTGGGGCGCAGGTGCCTACAAGGTCGTTGGCGTCCAGTCCGAGCAGATTGTCTACGGTGGTGGCAATGTCCACTGCATCACGCAGCAGGAGCCCGCTTCCAAGACCAAGTAG
- a CDS encoding APC family permease, giving the protein MSERKGLSFLTIISTVICVVFVCEAAAPAAAIGNQQFFWWIFLIVTFLLPYGLAVAELGTTYDGEGGIIDWIRDGLGDKWAARASYYYWVNYPFWIASLATMFPDIINMAFGIEFNLLAAIAVELAFTWVVTFMAFSKVSDSQIVLNGGAIIKVAVAVIVGVLGIWYATQHGFATDMSPATFLPDLSNFGALGYLSIIIFNFMGFEVICTMTDDMRNPKTEIPRAIIIGGATIAIIYLFTGYGIGAAIPADQIDPDYGMIVAVQTMVGDSVLFKVICVAFLITLFANMASWSFGVNSVAAYAAQTGNMPKCFGKMNEKTGMPDGAAITNGVVSSLILCIQLIPNEFISNNIFWMLFGLSVVFLLLTYIPMFPAFINLRKNDPSRKRVFEFPFKDTMMKVALIVPAVLLVLTIVATIVPLNAGEVGDKVPMLIGFFVLLAIGEVVRIWSARDRKEEYKGLTPELAARRLVEEAATEAQG; this is encoded by the coding sequence ATGAGTGAGAGGAAGGGACTCTCGTTTCTCACCATCATCTCGACCGTCATCTGCGTCGTCTTTGTGTGCGAGGCAGCAGCGCCGGCCGCGGCCATCGGCAACCAGCAGTTCTTCTGGTGGATCTTCTTGATCGTCACCTTCCTGCTGCCCTATGGCCTCGCTGTCGCCGAGCTTGGTACCACCTACGATGGCGAGGGTGGCATCATCGACTGGATTCGTGACGGCCTTGGCGACAAGTGGGCCGCCCGCGCATCCTATTACTACTGGGTCAACTACCCGTTCTGGATTGCGTCGCTAGCAACCATGTTCCCCGACATCATCAACATGGCGTTTGGCATCGAGTTCAACCTCCTTGCCGCGATTGCCGTGGAGCTTGCCTTCACCTGGGTCGTTACCTTCATGGCCTTCTCCAAGGTATCCGACTCCCAGATCGTGCTCAATGGGGGCGCCATCATCAAGGTAGCCGTTGCCGTCATCGTTGGTGTCCTCGGCATCTGGTATGCCACCCAGCACGGCTTCGCGACTGACATGAGCCCTGCGACTTTCCTGCCCGACCTCTCCAACTTTGGGGCGTTGGGATACCTCTCGATCATCATCTTCAACTTCATGGGCTTCGAGGTCATCTGCACTATGACCGATGACATGAGGAATCCCAAGACTGAGATTCCCCGCGCTATCATCATAGGCGGCGCCACCATTGCCATCATCTACCTGTTCACAGGCTATGGCATCGGTGCGGCCATCCCTGCTGATCAGATCGACCCCGACTATGGCATGATTGTGGCAGTCCAGACCATGGTGGGCGACTCCGTCCTCTTCAAGGTCATCTGCGTGGCGTTCCTGATCACGCTCTTTGCCAACATGGCCTCATGGTCCTTTGGTGTGAACTCCGTCGCAGCCTACGCTGCCCAGACCGGCAACATGCCCAAGTGCTTTGGCAAGATGAACGAGAAGACCGGCATGCCCGATGGTGCCGCCATCACCAATGGCGTCGTTTCCTCGCTGATTCTCTGCATCCAGCTCATCCCCAATGAGTTCATCTCCAACAACATCTTCTGGATGCTCTTTGGCCTTTCCGTGGTCTTCCTGCTCCTGACTTACATCCCGATGTTCCCGGCGTTCATCAACCTCCGCAAGAACGACCCAAGCCGCAAGCGCGTCTTCGAGTTCCCCTTCAAGGACACCATGATGAAGGTGGCGTTGATCGTCCCCGCCGTGCTTCTCGTCCTCACCATCGTCGCGACCATCGTGCCGCTCAATGCCGGCGAGGTTGGCGATAAGGTTCCGATGCTCATTGGCTTCTTCGTCCTGCTTGCCATCGGCGAGGTCGTTCGCATCTGGTCTGCCCGCGACCGCAAGGAAGAGTACAAGGGCCTCACCCCTGAGCTTGCAGCGCGGCGTTTGGTCGAGGAGGCGGCCACAGAGGCGCAAGGGTAG
- the ptcA gene encoding putrescine carbamoyltransferase: MAMVKDFIDSNDFTKEQILAIEDLAIAMKKAIKQNGYYPHLLRNKSLGMIFQQVSTRTRLSFETAMTDLGGHAQFYGPGTIQLGGHESLGDTARVMGSLLDIMMARVNRHKDVQGLAEGSAVAVINGMSEYNHPTQEIGDLLTMLENVPEGKRIEDCTLAFIGDATQVCVSLMFICSKIGMHFVQFGPKGHQITDGGLQVENKVDLLAIGEANCKESGGTIVISDDIECIKGADFVYTDVWYGLYDAEEGGESYMDVFYPKYQVNMDLMNYAGPNSKFMHCLPATRGEEVTDEVMDDSERSLCWDEAENRKHSIRALLATFGKRTPLNDEGVDYSSKEELHAALAHIEALQA, from the coding sequence ATGGCAATGGTCAAGGACTTCATTGATTCCAACGACTTTACCAAGGAGCAGATTCTCGCGATCGAGGATCTCGCCATCGCAATGAAGAAGGCCATCAAGCAGAATGGCTACTACCCCCATCTCCTACGCAACAAGTCCCTCGGCATGATCTTCCAGCAAGTCTCCACCCGTACCCGTCTCTCCTTCGAGACTGCCATGACCGATCTCGGCGGCCACGCCCAGTTCTACGGCCCCGGCACCATCCAGCTCGGCGGCCACGAGTCCCTCGGCGACACAGCCCGTGTCATGGGGTCCCTACTTGACATCATGATGGCCCGCGTCAACCGTCACAAGGACGTTCAGGGCCTGGCCGAGGGCTCTGCCGTCGCCGTCATCAACGGCATGTCCGAGTACAACCACCCAACCCAGGAGATTGGCGACCTTCTCACTATGCTCGAGAATGTCCCCGAGGGCAAACGCATCGAGGACTGCACCCTCGCTTTCATCGGCGACGCGACCCAGGTCTGCGTGTCCTTGATGTTCATCTGCTCCAAGATCGGCATGCACTTCGTCCAGTTCGGACCCAAGGGTCACCAGATCACCGACGGTGGCCTTCAGGTTGAGAACAAGGTTGACCTCCTTGCCATCGGCGAGGCCAACTGCAAGGAGTCCGGTGGCACCATCGTGATTTCTGATGACATCGAGTGCATCAAGGGTGCCGACTTCGTCTACACCGACGTCTGGTACGGCCTCTACGACGCCGAGGAGGGTGGCGAGTCCTACATGGATGTCTTCTATCCCAAGTACCAGGTCAACATGGACCTCATGAACTATGCCGGCCCCAACTCTAAGTTCATGCACTGTCTGCCCGCTACCCGCGGCGAGGAGGTAACCGACGAGGTTATGGATGACTCCGAGCGCTCGCTGTGCTGGGACGAGGCCGAGAACCGCAAGCATTCCATCCGTGCCCTTCTCGCCACCTTTGGCAAGCGCACCCCGCTCAACGACGAGGGCGTGGACTACTCCTCCAAAGAGGAGCTGCACGCCGCGCTCGCTCACATCGAGGCTCTTCAGGCCTAG
- a CDS encoding helix-turn-helix domain-containing protein — translation MSGVMFAYTIALILVCACAAFLSLAAYYVSRRRALLARIGFFVFYILDTVGIFGSEWMILSLEQDPSFYYGIESPVLKVLLSTGVLLCYWLIVAHVIDEHDRRALLVPTVAYVALAILVIAVMPYGKGRQWSYYSLRQAFLYFTQVYAYLRYRRSCDDVYRTRMARHCRTWIVMWIIITAILVEDSLVILVAPIPSTTDSWAMFLFLSARNVSENVMACYVAYICTKDAVKQLNLRAEKAPEARPDATGKDDLKSHIDEQLLGYASEHGLSNRECEICAMVLEGKNNRSIAQELYLSEGTVKTHVHNIMRKTHTGSRDELKKSFWQH, via the coding sequence GTGAGTGGCGTCATGTTCGCCTATACGATTGCATTGATCTTGGTCTGCGCCTGCGCAGCATTCCTGTCACTTGCCGCCTACTACGTCTCGCGCCGCCGCGCCCTCCTGGCACGCATCGGCTTTTTCGTCTTCTACATCCTCGACACAGTAGGCATCTTTGGTTCCGAGTGGATGATTCTCAGCCTCGAGCAAGACCCCTCCTTTTACTATGGCATCGAGAGTCCCGTGCTGAAGGTCCTTCTCTCGACGGGCGTGCTCCTGTGCTATTGGCTCATCGTCGCTCACGTCATCGACGAGCACGACCGTCGGGCACTCCTTGTCCCCACAGTGGCATATGTCGCCCTTGCCATCCTCGTCATCGCAGTCATGCCCTACGGCAAAGGCCGCCAGTGGTCGTACTACTCGCTGAGACAGGCCTTCCTCTACTTCACACAGGTCTATGCGTACCTCCGCTACCGCAGGTCCTGCGATGACGTCTATCGGACGCGCATGGCACGCCATTGCAGGACTTGGATCGTCATGTGGATCATCATCACGGCTATCCTCGTCGAAGACTCGTTGGTCATCCTTGTAGCGCCCATACCCAGCACCACGGACAGCTGGGCCATGTTCCTGTTCCTGTCCGCACGCAACGTCAGCGAGAACGTGATGGCGTGCTACGTGGCATATATCTGCACCAAAGACGCCGTCAAGCAGTTGAACCTCCGCGCGGAGAAGGCGCCCGAGGCCAGGCCTGACGCCACTGGCAAGGATGACCTCAAGTCCCACATCGACGAGCAGCTTCTGGGCTACGCGAGCGAGCACGGGCTCTCAAACCGGGAGTGCGAGATCTGCGCCATGGTCCTCGAGGGCAAGAACAACCGCAGCATCGCGCAGGAGCTCTACCTTTCCGAAGGCACCGTGAAGACGCACGTGCACAACATCATGAGGAAGACCCACACGGGCTCGCGCGACGAGCTCAAGAAATCGTTCTGGCAGCACTAG